The Macaca nemestrina isolate mMacNem1 chromosome 1, mMacNem.hap1, whole genome shotgun sequence genome contains the following window.
TTTGTAATtgaattttatagcattttaataAGCATCCAGGTTATCCTATGGGTATAGAAGATTTGGTTATTTGTGTGATTCTTTCATGCATAACCTAAATGGTTATGTATACTTGATGTTGAGAATTTGGAAAGTCCTCTAGGACCAGAGTAAGAGATGATATATAAATTCTGTTATGAGAAATGTTTTCAAGGGCAATCTTTAGATCACTGCCAAAAAATACTGCCTTAGAGCAGTGTCTAGAaaagagcaagtcacattttGACTCAGTTCAAACTAATATTGAGTTGTAAGGATTTGGTATATTTCAGGAtctttttggtttgcttttgatGATTTCTAAAAAtcctgtttcagtttcttagTATCCTCGAGGCTACGGAGTTACCAAGAAGTGTGAAAGATGTCACTGTGAACAGATTCTGtacctttatttcttcttcttatagaAGGAGTAAATCTATTAGCATACATTCATCttctttaatcctttttttttcattattttattttaaagaaagaaatttaggaGGTTCTAGTATTCTCCATGGCTGAAGCTGAGAGAGTCTGAAACCCTGATGCTTAAGCTCCATTCTAGATCATAGCTCCAACTCCTTCAGGATATAAGGAAAAGAGATTATATTTCCACAATGATAGATCTTTGGTTGTACAGGTAAGTTATTTAGTTTTGCAGTAGTGAAGACAActatagtttgacttcctttttttctttttttgagatggggagatttgttatttttccatacattctctgtgTGACAAATTGTAGTTTGGCTGGCTGTTTATAGGAGTATGGAGCTACAGGGAATGGATTAGGAATGAAATATtcctcccccccctttttttttcaacAGGGGTATAAATGAAGTGACTGATTATGTTGGAATTTTTGACTCAGGAGGCATTATGAAATTCCTTGACTTCCTTTTCCCGATTGTCTTTTGAAGtgtgttttcatttacttttgtCTGTCTGACTGTCTGCTTGTCTGTCTgcttacctacctacctacctacctacctacctacctaccaaTCTACCGACCATCTGTCATATATCAGTTTCTATTAATGAGAAAGAATTAAGAAGTCTTTTTGTATAAGACAATACATAATAGAGTTCCCAGACTTCAAAGAGGTGACTATTTAAGAACCTTAAGTTGAATTGCATGGGTGGGTTACCAGTTATGCTTCTACTTTTAACATTATAGATATGGTGGTAATTGCACTGCTGAGGTATTGTCTTAAAATAATTACATGACAAACATGGCCTCAATATTATTAAATACTTTGTTTATATTCTAGACAACTAGAGAAAGAATCATATTGGTAACACTTTCCAGTTGCAtttgctcttttttccttttactttggTTTGTCTACATGAATATATACTGGTATCATGACCAGTTTACTAAAAATTGTTCActtaataaaactaaatattatgataataaatattagctagAACATTGGTGTGATGGAAGATTGCCAGCTCCTCAATTCCCAAAATAAACTTTACCATTTTGGTGATTATAGTAGGAAAAAAAGCTTATAGGCAAGGTCTTTGAAATatctttttgaaatttctttctcttaagTAAATAGCTAGAGAAGTGTGTCATTAGGTAGGccttttttgtttaataattattattcctTTTAGTTCTTATTGATACAGTTCTACAGATATGATCACAGGAACTGGAAATTTATGACCTGAAACATAGCTGATAATGCTTCAAAGAGTGTTTTTCAGAATCCTATAGTTATATTTGGGTAGCAGTAGATTCAAATTTATGGGAGGGCAATTCAGCAGCAAATATGTGGGTAGGATATGTGAAATCATAGGTAGGATTCAGGGCTTAATATGAATGGAGAAGTTGAAATTTGGTTGACTGGTCCTTCTAAGATATGACCTCCAATAGGATGATAATTCATGAAggtggggaagagaggaagggagtcTGGTTAATTCTAGTTACTGACCACACTCTCTTTCCTCTGTATTCTAGAAAGTGCCACTATTCATTATTTGGTAGATAACGTATAGGAAAAACTCCAGTGTAGTTGTTAGATTGGGTTTTGCCCGtatgaatatgttaattaatgGCTTCCCTTATTTCTAAAACTAGAGTAATTGCGTTTCTAACTTCAGATGGATGCTGTCTAAGGTTTTCACCATATACCTCTTATTTTGTTAGCCTACAGGGGTATTTTCTGAGATAATTTGTAAATAAGTTCATTTTTATTCCTTAATATTTGgcagaaatataattttctacTCTAAGCTTCATTGTATTCTTAAGAAACTTTTTGTGATGCAgctaaaatgaggaaaacaacTGCTTTAGTCTATAATATTTTGCTAAGCATGACAAAACAATGTTGAGACTTGGTTGAGATAATGcagacattttagtttttattttctaagagatAGGCTCTTACCATTGTCCAGgcagttctcaaactcctgggctcaggtgatcctcttgactcagcctcctgagtatctattGACTGTAGGTGCCCCCACTTCCCTGCCCCTGTACCTGGCTAATGTAGACATTTTTGGTCCCCTTTTATTAACTGAATTTTGCATTCAGTTTATTAGATGATCATAGAAAGTATGTGCCTTTTATATATGCCTAtccaaaatagaaaagataagaagaaaaagattagAACAGAAAAAATTCATCAGAGGGAAGATTAGCAAAATTTTGTTTAACTCTGATCTTAATAATTTTAACCAGTTTATTACCTCAAGTGCACATCACATGTTAATTTCAGGCAAGATATTTTTATAGTCTTCCATTTGGTGCTTCCTTGgccttatgtatttttttttattattaggaTCCAGTAAGAAATTAAAGGATATATTATAAATAGGTCTAATTTAGTTTGAAACTTGATGACTCTTATCTTAGTAGAATTCTGTCTGACTTCAGTAGCCTaaggcagtgtttctcaaacccTAATACATATATGAGTCACCTAGGAACCTAATTCACTGGTAGGTCTGGGGCAGGGCCTcatattctgcatttctaacaagcttccaggaGATGCCCATGATTGAGTTGCAAGAGTCTGAGGTACCACAAGGATCCTTGTTATAAAACAAGTTCTCTTTCAATACAGCCCAATAGCACAGAATTTGAGAATCCTAAAACTAGGGCTTTGTTCTAGTTATTGAgtgaaatgaaagcatttttagggtgtagaagaaatgaaaagagactTAATCTTTTATATTAATCagtgttttcatattttatttaactttcataTTAATCagtgttttcatattttaatcaGTGGAATGGTGAAGAAGTAAGATAGGCCTCactatatgtgatttttttttttttttttcattcgagacagggccttgctctcatcacccaggctgaagggcagtcacatcactgcacccttgacttcccaggctcaggtgatcctcccactcagcctccctagtacctgggactacaggcatgcaccattacaCCTGgataaattttttgtatttttagtagagatagggtttcaccatgttgcccagtttggtctcgaattcctgggctcaagtgatccacttaccttggtttcccaaagtgctgggattacaggcttgagccaccatgaccagcttaTAGGTGATATTTTTtagcaaaaaatatatgtataaaaaacaGGTTCTTAGTACTACTAATAATAGGTTCATTTCATCCAAAATAGTCTCTCTTTGAGAAGTTTGTACTGCAAGGCAGATTTTGCTCCCATTCAGATTGGTGTGGAAAGAAGAGGTTAAGGAAGTCTTATTATTGATTATTGGAATAATTTAAGAGGTTTATAGGCCCTTAATTGGGATTGCATTTTGAAAAGTAAAGATTAACAGATTCTTTTGTGTGTTTATAAAGTATTTCTATTGCCAGTATTATTTTTGAACCATAAATTATGAGTATAATTAAATTTGCATTAAAGATAATATGGATTAGATTTCAtaggcattttatttattaaattaacttAGTCTTAtgcttttttgtatgtttacatacatatttaatatttaaaaataagtaatctTAACATTTTAGAGTGCCAGATTTGGATACATGAAACAAATAAGTtgcttttcatatatttcaatttatgttcttttctttttattttttttgagacagagtctcgctctgttgcccagcctggagtgcagtggtatgatctcggctcactgcaacctttgcctcctgggttcaagtgattctcctgcctcagcctcccgagtagctgggattacaggcatgtgccaccatgccccactagttttttgtatttttagtagagatggggtttcaccatgttggccaggctggtctcgaactcctgacctcaagtgatccatctgcctcaacctcccaaagtgctgggattacgggcatgagccactgtccctggccagTTTGTGTTCTTCTAAAACATCATTTGAAGTTTAACTTAAATGTTTTATAACTAAAAGTGGAAAATTATGGGACACTCAGTGTTTGTTACccatgaaaaaaacagaaagattgtAATCTTAATGATAATATATTAGCAAATGAGAATTAAATGTCAGCAGTTCTTTTAAGGATTCCCCAAAACAATAAAAGTTTACTACTGTAAGAAATGTGTTTCTAAGTTCTGATTGGTGTCTCGTACTTATTGTTCACTTGATTGCTATGAAATTCTCTAGAACAAATAACCATGCTTTAATTCCAGGGCTAGTTTTGTGATTCttacaagatttaaaaaaattgttaattaaaaatttaaaagtatgccATACTCTGAGACAACACTAAACTCAGCCAACTTAAATATTTACAGGGTACTTTCTCACTTGTCAGCAGGCAGGAACagggagattatttcctttagtgtttctttttttatatgtGGTAGCATGTTGCTGTGTCTTCTGTAATTCTTCCAGCCTTTCCACTATTAGATACTTCTTGTTGAAGCAAAGGAGAGATTGTGTTTGATTTTTAGGGAAAGGAGTCAGAATGGCATTTTGAGGTTTACATGGGAAGGGAGACTGTTGATGACcaaaggcaggaggaagggacTGTGAAACTTTGCACTATTGCTACCACTGGCCTCTTTCTCTAACTAATCATCCTGCATCTCACTCAAAGTTAGGCGGTAAAATGACAGGGTACTTTGTGAAAACTAAACAGAAGAGGAGCAGGGGAATAGAGACTTCAAATGTTAACAGCTCCTTTATTTTGCTTGATGGGAGAGCCTCTGGAAAATATCACCAACTCACTAGTTTACCCAAATGGATCAATCCAGGCATTTTCTATATCCCTTACATTTCTGTCATGTAAACCTCAAGCATCCACACCAGAATACCTTTTCATCTCCCAAACCACACATTAAAACTGGCACTGGCATATGCTATACACAGGAGTGCGAAGAAGGAAAGGGTGGGATTATATGAGTAGTCTTGATTTCTTAAATGTAAGTATTTGCTTCAGaggcttctttcccatttttccGATCTTTGGAACAGTACCTTTCACCTACTAAtttatggctttatttctagAGACTAGGAAGgcttgggtttggtttgttttgttcttagcCAGTGCAAGCTagcattttgatttttatctatttaGTTATGAAAAATACTGCAAGCAAAATTTTTTGGATGCCAGATTATTAGTTATTAAGGGATTTGATCTGAAACTCATTTTggcaaaagtaaattaaaaagagGAGAGCCTGCCTTTCTATATACCAGGGACATTTTGAAAGAACACGAGAAATGATTGGAATAGTTTTTGAAAGATAGCTGCTATATAggttcaatattattattttatttatttatttatttattttatttgtttttgagacggagtctcgctctgttgccgaggctggagtgcagtggcatgatctcagctcactgcaacctctgcctcctgggttcaagtaattttcctgcctaagcctcctgagtagctgggattacaggtgtgtgccaccacacctggctaatttttgtatttttagtagacacagggtttcaccatgttggtcaggctggtcttgaactcctgaccttgtgatcctcctgcctcaacctcccaaactgctgggaatacaggcgtgagccaccatgcccagccgaagattattattttaatgaccaAAATGAAATCACATCTTTAGGATAGATATTTTCTGGGTATTTTATGCCTGAGAGGCAAATACACAGTGAGGCAGGTATGGTCTCTAGAGTCCTGCCCTTCCACTTACTAGAATTGTGATCTTGGATAGATTACTCAGTGTGCCTTAATCTTACTCGTGAAGTAGGGATGATAGTAGTACCTATCTGAGTTGTTATGAGACTTaagtgagttaatatatgtaagtTATATAGAAAGACTCATGGAACATATTAAGTGCTGTATACTTGTTAGCTATAATTTATATCATTattggaaatgttaaagaattTTTGTCACATAATTTAATATTGGCAGTTATATAGACCGTTATATAGACCATAACGTCCGAGTATACTTGGATTAAAAAAGTTATAGCTTTATACTTTCGTTCTAGGTATATTAACTGTTacctttttctcattattttgtttacatttttgaagGTTTCCCAATGAGTGGATCATGATGACCGTATTGTAGGGACTTGCCATAGTATGGCTGCTTCCCGATCTACTCGTGTTACAAGATCAACAGTGGGGTTAAACGGCTTGGATGAATCTTTTTGTGGTAGAACTTTAAGGAATCGTAGCATTGCGCATCCTGAAGAAATCTCTTCTAATTCTCAAGTACGATCAAGATCACCAAAGAAGAGACCAGAGCCTGTGCCAAttcagaaaggaaataataatgggagaaccactgatttaaaaCAGCAGAGTACCCGAGAATCATGGGTAAGCCCTAGGAAAAGAGGACTTTCTTCTTCAGAAAAGGATAACATAGAAAGGCAGGCTATAGAAAATTGTGAGAGAAGGCAAACAGAACCTGTTTCAccagttttaaaaagaattaagcgTTGTCTTAGATCTGAAGCACCAAACAGTTCAGAAGAAGATTCACCTATAAAATCAGACAAGGAGTCAGTAGAACAGAGGAGTACAGTAGTGGACAATGATGCAGATTTTCAAGGGACTAAACGAGCTTGTCGATGTCTTATACTGGATGATTGTgagaaaagggaaattaaaaaggTGAATGTCAGTGAGGAAGGGCCACTTAATTCTGCAGTAGTTGAAGAAATCACAGGCTATTTGGCTGTCAATGGTGTCGATGACAGTGATTCAGCTGTTATAAACTGTGATGACTGTCAGCCTGATGGGAACACTAAACAAAATAGCCTTGGTTCCTATGTGTTACAGGAAAAATCAGTAGCTGAAAATGGGGATTCGGATACCCAAACTTCAATGTTCCTTGATAGTAGGAAGGAGGACAGTTACATAGACCATAACGTGCCTTGCACAAATTCACAAGTGCAGGTCAAGTTGGAGGACCACAAAATAGtaactgcctgcctgcctgtggaACATGTTAATCAGCTGACTACTGAGCCAGCTGCAGGGCCCTTTTCTGAAACTCAGTCATCTTTAAGGGATTCTGAGGAGGAAGTAGATGTGGTGGGAGATAGCAGTGCCTCAAAAGAGCAGTGTAAAGAAAACACCAGTAACAACCTGGACACAAGTCTTGAGAGTATGCCAGCCTCCGGAGAACCTGAACCATCTTCTGTTCTAGACTGTGTTTCAGCTCAAATGATGTCTTTATCAGAACCTCAAGAACATCGTTATACTCTGAGAACCTCACCACGAAGGGCAGCCCCTACCAGAGGTAGTCCTACTAAAAACAGTTCTCCTTACAGAGAAAATGGACAATTTGAGGAGAATAATCTTAGTCCTAATGAAACAAATGCAACTGTTAGTGATAATGTAAGTCAGTCTCCCACAAATCCTGGTGAaatttctcaaaatgaaaaaggGATATGTTGTGACTCTCAAAATTGTGGAAGTGAAGGACTAAGTAAACTGCCCTCAGAGGCAAGACTCAATATTGGACATTTGCCATCTGCCAAAGAGAGTGCCAGTCAGCACATTACAGAAGAGGAAGATGATGATCCTGATGTTTATTACTTTGAATCAGATCATGTGGCACTGAAACACAACAAAGAGTATGTGTAAATATGGTAACCATGAATTCTGCTTTGTTTATTATTCCCCAAGTTTTTCAGTATCTATtcataaatgtctattcataGTGTTTTTATTACAGctaaaattaatgttttcacTAAAATTTTAGGTTTAACATGATTTTCTCAACTCCTAGAAAAACTccaaaaaaagacttttaaactCAACTCTACACATGTGTTCTATGACAGCATGGTCTTTCCAGTTCTGATATTTCTTGTCTCAATTAGAAAAGACATGGTTGgtagtgtttttgttgttttaatatgttttatatcatttttagttaatttataaaatggaaacacatcGAGTTACCACAGTATGCTTTGATTTATAATTCTAGGTAGCATAGAACAATTAATGAGTGCTTAGATATCATCCAGATATGTGAAGTCTAGCAGGCTTGATATCTACTTATATCTTACTTACATTTAATtcccaattaaaattttttattaaaaaatgtgcTTTATGCATCATCTTTGACTTTTGTGACTTAGAGAAGTGGATATTACTGTTAACACTATGACAGTATATTGTAATTAACATATTAGCAAGAGTTAGTCTACTGGATAGTTTACATAAAACATTTGACGTAGCTTTTCCTGATAATATAAAGGAAGACTGTATCTTAAAATATTACCAGCTCTCGACCTTGCTAAGTCactgttttaaataaagaattctGTATCcaaaattttcacaatattacTTGCTTAGATTTTCTATATTCGGGGCCGTAACACAAAAGATTTGGAGCTTACTATGTCTAGATAATCCTGAAAGGAACTATAGCACACAGTGCTCTTAAATATCATGATTAGCAACAGTAAAAGACAGACTTATGTAATAAGTTAATTACCTTTACTCCTACAGGGTAGGCTTTTGAATTAATACCACAATCAGATTATATAGACTGTACATAAATACTTTGATTTGAGGAACATTTCTAATAGTTTTGTTGTGACAATTGCCAGACCCTGCTATGTGTCAGATCAAAGTATCAAATCCTGGTTGTGGGGACATAATATTATTTTTGCCATGCATTGTAGATAGTTTAGATTTGTATATGGTAATACAGTGATCTTTCAGCGTAGGCCTCTCTTCTGAAAAGTTTTCTTCTGCTCttttgaaatactattttaatattgtatttgATAGTTCATGTCATCTGAGCATTTTACAATTTTGTGAAAATGTTAGAGTCTCGAGTATTTGGAATATTTGAAGTCTAATTTTAGATAGCAGAACAACTCATAAATGAAGtgttttttttgtattagaaATAAGTTGAGTTCTGCTGTTCATATAtactaacagttttttttttttttttgagacagcatcttgctccatcgcccaggctggagtacagaggtgcaatcatggttcactgcaaccttggcttccctgggctcaagcaatcctcccttctcagcctcccaagtagctgggactacaggcgcatgccaccacgcctggctaatatttttttgtattttgtagaggcagggtttcgccatggtgcccaggcgggtcttaatctcctgggctcgattgatcctcgcacctcagcctcccaaagtattgggtgtaggcatgagccactgcacctggcctagtatCAGTTTTTAAAGGTAGACCTGTTTATCTGCAGTGCAGGGAAGGAGAGCATATGTCTTaggaaaataccaaaaactaaagaaatgtgaatttttataaaatgatatatgttctattctttgctttttattgttttaatcttGACTGGTTATTGAttgtggaaattttttttctagtaattcaCTACAGTATTACTTTTTGTAAGAGATTGCCTGATAATAATTCTGAAGGATGATGTTCACATAAAACAGTTATCTAAAGATACAGTTGTAACATTGATATTCCACATTCATAACCCTTTGAGGATGAGAACAATACAGCTTAATGGGTGcttttatacatttaatatagtgtgcttttatatgtttatttttcatgcGTTCCTTAAGATATAGAGAGTCCTTTGGAATTTGGATGCTAGTTGCTTTGTTAGGACAGTGTTTTCGAATTAATGCTTCATTGGGTGACATTGGGGAAAACAAATTACTGATTCTTGCTTTTTTGCCTTGCTCCAGATCATTTGAAggatagcacttttttttttttttttttttttttttaaatcaaccgggctggagcgcagtggcacagtcatggctcaccacagcttTGACCTCTCAGGCTTAGGttgtccttccacctcagcctcccgagttgctggggcttacaggtgcacgccatcacacctgtctaattttttgtaattttagttgagacaggggttcgccatgttgtccaggctgatcttgaactcctgggctcaagtgatctgcccgccttggcctcccaaagtgctggcattacaggcacgagccactgcaccaggccaggaTAGCACTTTTGaaactttatcttttttgtttttttcaaaggaAGCAAATCAGAAGTGAGATGGAGTATCATGATTAGCATCTCAGAGCTAATTTAAGGAAAATTGGGGGAGGGTGTTTGATCATGTCAGATCTAATCTCTTTCAGTAAAGTCTCTCTTTCCTCCCCTATACCTTCATTCCTATGCTTTTTGTCTAGAGCCAAGAGATGGTTGGATAT
Protein-coding sequences here:
- the LOC105482679 gene encoding ZZ-type zinc finger-containing protein 3 isoform X1, producing MAASRSTRVTRSTVGLNGLDESFCGRTLRNRSIAHPEEISSNSQVRSRSPKKRPEPVPIQKGNNNGRTTDLKQQSTRESWVSPRKRGLSSSEKDNIERQAIENCERRQTEPVSPVLKRIKRCLRSEAPNSSEEDSPIKSDKESVEQRSTVVDNDADFQGTKRACRCLILDDCEKREIKKVNVSEEGPLNSAVVEEITGYLAVNGVDDSDSAVINCDDCQPDGNTKQNSLGSYVLQEKSVAENGDSDTQTSMFLDSRKEDSYIDHNVPCTNSQVQVKLEDHKIVTACLPVEHVNQLTTEPAAGPFSETQSSLRDSEEEVDVVGDSSASKEQCKENTSNNLDTSLESMPASGEPEPSSVLDCVSAQMMSLSEPQEHRYTLRTSPRRAAPTRGSPTKNSSPYRENGQFEENNLSPNETNATVSDNVSQSPTNPGEISQNEKGICCDSQNCGSEGLSKLPSEARLNIGHLPSAKESASQHITEEEDDDPDVYYFESDHVALKHNKDYQRLLQTIAVLEAQRSQAVQDLESLGRHQREALKNPIGFVEKLQKKADIGLPYPQRVVQLPEIVWDQYTHSLGNFEREFKNRKRHTRRVKLVFDKVGLPARPKSPLDPKKDGESLSYSMLPLSDGPEGSSSRPQMIRGRLCDDTKPETFNQLWTVEEQKKLEQLLIKYPPEEVESRRWQKIADELGNRTAKQVASRVQKYFIKLTKAGIPVPGRTPNLYIYSKKSSTSRRQHPLNKHLFKPSTFMTSHEPPVYMDEDDDRSCFHSHMSTAVEDASDDESIPIMYRNLPEYKELLQFKKLKKQKLQQMQAESGFVQHVGFKCDNCGIEPIQGVRWHCQDCPPEMSLDFCDSCSDCLHETDIHKEDHQLEPIYRSETFLDRDYCVSQGTSYNYLDPNYFPANR
- the LOC105482679 gene encoding ZZ-type zinc finger-containing protein 3 isoform X2, giving the protein MAASRSTRVTRSTVGLNGLDESFCGRTLRNRSIAHPEEISSNSQVRSRSPKKRPEPVPIQKGNNNGRTTDLKQQSTRESWVSPRKRGLSSSEKDNIERQAIENCERRQTEPVSPVLKRIKRCLRSEAPNSSEEDSPIKSDKESVEQRSTVVDNDADFQGTKRACRCLILDDCEKREIKKVNVSEEGPLNSAVVEEITGYLAVNGVDDSDSAVINCDDCQPDGNTKQNSLGSYVLQEKSVAENGDSDTQTSMFLDSRKEDSYIDHNVPCTNSQVQVKLEDHKIVTACLPVEHVNQLTTEPAAGPFSETQSSLRDSEEEVDVVGDSSASKEQCKENTSNNLDTSLESMPASGEPEPSSVLDCVSAQMMSLSEPQEHRYTLRTSPRRAAPTRGSPTKNSSPYRENGQFEENNLSPNETNATVSDNVSQSPTNPGEISQNEKGICCDSQNCGSEGLSKLPSEARLNIGHLPSAKESASQHITEEEDDDPDVYYFESDHVALKHNKDYQRLLQTIAVLEAQRSQAVQDLESLGRHQREALKNPIGFVEKLQKKADIGLPYPQRVVQLPEIVWDQYTHSLGNFEREFKNRKRHTRRVKLVFDKGLPARPKSPLDPKKDGESLSYSMLPLSDGPEGSSSRPQMIRGRLCDDTKPETFNQLWTVEEQKKLEQLLIKYPPEEVESRRWQKIADELGNRTAKQVASRVQKYFIKLTKAGIPVPGRTPNLYIYSKKSSTSRRQHPLNKHLFKPSTFMTSHEPPVYMDEDDDRSCFHSHMSTAVEDASDDESIPIMYRNLPEYKELLQFKKLKKQKLQQMQAESGFVQHVGFKCDNCGIEPIQGVRWHCQDCPPEMSLDFCDSCSDCLHETDIHKEDHQLEPIYRSETFLDRDYCVSQGTSYNYLDPNYFPANR